A region of Planococcus sp. MSAK28401 DNA encodes the following proteins:
- a CDS encoding ABC transporter ATP-binding protein, whose amino-acid sequence MSNEKIVEIRKLSKTIGKKQIIKNLNLDLHKGEITGFLGPNGAGKTTTIRMMVGLMKPTQGDILIGGKSIRTDFEGSIEKVGVIVENPEMYKFMSGYKNLVHFARMHKGVTKARIDEVIQQVGMQNRIKEKVGSYSLGMRQRLGLAQALLNNPEFLILDEPTNGLDPAGIREFRMYLRKVARENDVAIFVSSHLLSEIELLCDRIAIIQNGELIDIKNVNEHQQSRYYIEAKPADQAKQVLEEIGFTVHPHENGYLIDTEPEHVPGAIKLLTAAGVDLYAVQPHRTTLEDQFLEMTGGGEIAQAHTK is encoded by the coding sequence ATGAGCAATGAGAAAATTGTTGAGATTCGCAAGCTCTCAAAGACGATCGGCAAAAAGCAGATCATTAAAAACTTGAACTTGGATCTCCATAAAGGGGAGATTACCGGGTTTCTCGGGCCGAACGGGGCAGGCAAAACGACGACGATCCGGATGATGGTCGGATTGATGAAGCCGACGCAAGGCGATATCCTGATCGGCGGCAAATCGATCCGCACCGATTTCGAGGGAAGCATCGAAAAAGTCGGCGTCATTGTCGAAAATCCGGAGATGTACAAATTTATGTCCGGCTACAAAAATTTGGTGCATTTTGCGCGTATGCATAAGGGCGTGACAAAAGCCCGCATCGACGAAGTGATCCAGCAAGTCGGCATGCAAAACCGCATCAAGGAAAAAGTGGGTTCGTATTCACTCGGCATGCGCCAACGCCTTGGCCTTGCACAAGCACTCCTCAACAATCCGGAGTTTTTGATTTTGGATGAACCGACAAACGGCCTGGATCCTGCTGGCATTCGAGAATTCCGCATGTATTTGCGCAAAGTGGCACGTGAGAACGATGTCGCTATTTTCGTCTCCAGCCATCTATTGTCGGAGATCGAATTATTGTGCGACCGCATCGCCATTATCCAAAATGGCGAATTGATCGACATCAAAAACGTCAACGAGCACCAGCAATCCCGCTATTACATAGAAGCCAAGCCTGCTGACCAGGCGAAACAAGTGCTCGAAGAGATCGGCTTCACTGTGCACCCGCATGAAAACGGCTATCTGATTGATACAGAACCGGAGCATGTCCCGGGCGCCATCAAGCTGCTCACTGCTGCAGGCGTTGATTTGTACGCTGTCCAGCCACACCGCACGACCTTAG
- a CDS encoding class I SAM-dependent methyltransferase, with the protein MELQTMHAQLAEKLQSQALVTATISQPRQKSNDLKRIKLKPVELKEGYRIQFEYQYEQILKHQNLTVEQAAAELEQLFADFRQGLFQFTDEKVQIQLTKKFKVSYKSEADLRAAADLSHNRKKDYLLEDGKPYPFLVRLGVQSPDGKVKKQKYDKFRQINRFIEFIDDALEHLPKDRPIRILDFGSGKSYLTFALYHYLRIEKGLDLRVTGLDLKKSVIEECQNIAHDLDYQQLEFLVGDINDYDQDTAVDMVVTLHACDVATDMALARAVKWNAGVILSVPCCQHELNSQIQSSPLDVMLQHGLIKERFSALATDSIRAELLSLVGYETQLMEFIDMEHTPKNILIRAYRTNKKPAAGQLERYREFTKLLNAKPFLENELKELL; encoded by the coding sequence GAAACGCATCAAATTAAAACCGGTCGAACTGAAAGAAGGCTACCGCATCCAGTTCGAATACCAATATGAACAGATCTTGAAACACCAAAACCTGACAGTCGAACAGGCAGCTGCAGAGCTCGAACAATTATTCGCCGACTTCCGCCAAGGCTTGTTTCAGTTCACCGACGAAAAAGTCCAGATCCAATTAACCAAGAAATTCAAAGTCAGCTATAAATCAGAAGCGGACCTACGTGCTGCTGCCGATTTGTCCCACAACCGTAAGAAAGACTACCTGCTAGAGGACGGCAAACCCTATCCGTTTCTTGTACGCCTCGGCGTCCAGTCACCGGACGGCAAAGTCAAGAAACAGAAATACGATAAATTCCGCCAGATCAACCGCTTCATCGAATTCATCGATGATGCACTCGAGCATTTGCCAAAAGACCGCCCGATCCGCATACTCGATTTCGGCTCCGGCAAATCTTACCTGACTTTTGCGCTGTATCATTATTTGCGCATCGAAAAAGGCCTCGATTTGCGTGTGACCGGACTGGACCTAAAAAAAAGCGTCATCGAGGAATGCCAGAACATCGCCCATGACCTCGACTATCAGCAGCTGGAATTCCTCGTTGGCGATATCAACGACTACGACCAAGACACCGCAGTCGATATGGTCGTTACGCTTCACGCCTGCGATGTGGCAACGGATATGGCGCTTGCCCGCGCCGTCAAATGGAACGCCGGCGTCATCTTGAGCGTGCCGTGCTGCCAACACGAGCTCAATAGCCAAATCCAATCGTCGCCGCTTGATGTCATGCTGCAGCACGGTTTGATCAAAGAACGCTTCAGTGCGCTCGCGACCGATTCGATCCGTGCGGAACTGCTTTCTTTGGTCGGCTATGAAACCCAATTGATGGAGTTCATCGATATGGAGCACACGCCGAAAAATATTTTGATCCGCGCTTATCGCACGAATAAAAAACCGGCAGCGGGACAATTGGAACGCTACCGGGAATTTACCAAATTGTTGAACGCCAAGCCGTTTCTTGAAAACGAATTGAAGGAGCTCCTATGA